In the genome of Alphaproteobacteria bacterium, one region contains:
- a CDS encoding ABC transporter ATP-binding protein — translation MSDIKLTDLTKRYGDLVAVNKANLEVAAGEVLCLLGPSGCGKTTTLRMIAGLESVTDGDVYIAGKRVNALSPAERDIAMVFQFYALYPSLTVAENLAYPLHAEKLSGAEVRARVERVARVLQLEAVMDRIPGRIAEGEKQRVAVGRAIVRDPTCFLFDEPLSRLDIQLRQTMRGQIKEVLSGLEKATVIVTHDQIEALTMADRIAVMRDGIIEQVDSPHGIFARPNNLFVAGFIGTPQMNLLPAEILHYQAGRARFRLMDQEFEAPVDPAVERLADSRAVTLGIRPRAFEPTGESSNETLGAEIDLVEPMGAETLVHAVRGTTDVRVVFDHLVPVSPGDAIRVRIRPGQLHVFDANGARVFSQ, via the coding sequence ATGTCCGACATCAAGCTCACCGACCTGACCAAGCGCTACGGCGACCTGGTCGCGGTCAACAAGGCCAACCTCGAGGTGGCTGCGGGCGAGGTGCTGTGCCTGCTCGGCCCGTCCGGCTGCGGCAAGACCACCACGCTGCGCATGATCGCCGGGCTGGAGTCGGTCACCGACGGCGATGTCTACATCGCCGGCAAGCGGGTCAACGCGCTGTCGCCGGCCGAGCGCGACATCGCCATGGTGTTCCAGTTCTACGCGCTCTATCCCAGCCTGACCGTGGCGGAGAACCTGGCCTATCCGCTGCACGCGGAGAAGCTGAGCGGCGCCGAGGTCCGGGCGCGGGTGGAACGGGTCGCGCGCGTGCTGCAGCTGGAGGCGGTGATGGACCGGATTCCCGGGCGCATCGCCGAGGGCGAGAAGCAGCGAGTTGCCGTGGGTCGCGCCATCGTGCGCGACCCGACCTGCTTCCTGTTCGACGAGCCGCTGTCGCGCCTCGACATCCAGCTGCGCCAGACCATGCGCGGCCAGATCAAGGAGGTGCTGAGCGGCCTGGAGAAGGCGACCGTTATCGTCACCCACGACCAGATCGAGGCGCTGACCATGGCGGACCGCATCGCCGTGATGCGCGACGGCATCATCGAGCAGGTCGACAGCCCGCACGGCATCTTCGCGCGGCCGAACAACCTGTTCGTCGCCGGTTTCATCGGCACGCCGCAGATGAACCTGCTGCCGGCCGAGATCCTGCACTACCAGGCCGGTCGTGCGCGCTTCCGGCTGATGGACCAGGAATTCGAAGCGCCGGTCGACCCCGCGGTGGAACGTCTGGCCGACAGCCGGGCGGTGACGCTGGGCATCCGGCCGCGCGCCTTCGAGCCGACCGGCGAAAGCTCGAACGAGACGCTGGGCGCCGAGATCGACCTGGTCGAGCCGATGGGTGCGGAGACGCTGGTGCACGCCGTGCGCGGCACGACCGACGTGCGGGTCGTGTTCGACCACCTGGTGCCGGTCAGCCCCGGCGACGCCATCCGGGTGCGCATCCGCCCGGGCCAGCTGCACGTGTTCGACGCCAACGGCGCACGGGTGTTCTCGCAATGA
- a CDS encoding carbohydrate ABC transporter permease, with translation MARNRKPIGHAGWGRTVAAGFVSLLYFLPVLIIIMYAFQGRNDILGVSASSFGSFLDSVFSFDPTWTNFENVFVRANIIQAGEGAASATETDFPLYFANSIGIAGISVILALVIGTLAAYGFARFPLRGNDTYMFIILTTRMLPPIVVTIPIFIMFQVTGLAGGYPGIIALYTAFNLAFTVWMMKSFFEELSPDVEDAARMDGSSETRVFFKICLPQVKAGMAATAVFGLILTWNELFFALLLTSNETRTIPPAMVRTLGGEVGADYGLLAAIVTLFLIPVLVVTFVLQNQLLRGVTFGTIKK, from the coding sequence ATGGCCAGGAACCGCAAACCGATCGGCCATGCCGGCTGGGGCCGCACCGTCGCCGCCGGCTTCGTCAGCCTGCTGTACTTCCTGCCGGTGCTGATCATCATCATGTACGCCTTCCAGGGCCGCAACGACATCCTGGGCGTCAGCGCCAGCAGCTTCGGCAGCTTCCTGGACTCGGTCTTTTCGTTCGACCCGACGTGGACCAACTTCGAGAACGTGTTCGTCCGCGCCAACATCATCCAGGCCGGCGAGGGCGCGGCCTCGGCGACCGAGACCGATTTCCCGCTCTACTTCGCCAACTCGATCGGTATCGCCGGCATCTCGGTGATCCTGGCGCTGGTGATCGGCACGCTGGCGGCCTACGGCTTCGCCCGCTTCCCGCTGCGCGGCAACGACACCTACATGTTCATCATCCTGACCACGCGCATGCTGCCGCCGATCGTGGTCACCATCCCGATCTTCATCATGTTCCAGGTGACCGGGCTGGCCGGCGGCTACCCCGGCATCATCGCGCTCTATACCGCCTTCAACCTGGCCTTCACCGTGTGGATGATGAAGAGCTTCTTCGAGGAGCTGTCGCCCGACGTGGAGGATGCCGCGCGGATGGACGGCAGCAGCGAGACGCGGGTGTTCTTCAAGATCTGCCTGCCGCAGGTGAAGGCCGGCATGGCGGCGACGGCCGTGTTCGGGTTGATCCTCACCTGGAACGAGCTGTTCTTCGCCCTGCTGCTGACCAGCAACGAGACCCGGACGATCCCGCCGGCGATGGTGCGCACGCTGGGCGGCGAGGTCGGCGCCGACTACGGCCTGCTCGCCGCCATCGTCACGCTGTTCCTGATCCCGGTGCTGGTCGTCACCTTCGTGCTGCAGAACCAGCTGTTGCGCGGCGTCACCTTCGGCACGATCAAGAAGTAG
- a CDS encoding ABC transporter substrate-binding protein, which produces MFKVPDKPLYKSVSRRKFLELGGGAATALGAGSLAVGLNSVIARRPVYAQSSDDAKWRQYEGSKLVFMSENTPPSFAIRDTIQTFYDLTGIEVEILTDDLPVVQQKVGIDLRSGSSDFHLNYVQDKPIGSPFADYYADLNQWLGDDTLPQDPEGYGEDVWFENFLKACGWFYDSSRLVAFPYDAAVACTFYRQDLYEKYSPQFEAEYGYRLEFTQDTTWKQVTDFAKFFKALREGGEDVPYGYAQHQGSFAWTTQLDIQRLLFAHGRWVDFNIDDKLGSKEPGPTNWGDAQSIRAMEAYKEQADASHPDNLANGTLELNTVYQAGQIAMQVQYHEFAASIEDQNTSVASGGKTAYAPCPKGAPEYLVGDGELVNGCNCGIGGIGINGNASEDLQRAAYIFAIWATSANIQYDVLKGLGGTPTRKSVLERPDVVAARNRPTDMPNALTFEAVYDIGIRDPHFVLGPKIPEANEYHNIIASECQACVAGSATPEEACANIKERLDDLHDI; this is translated from the coding sequence ATGTTCAAAGTGCCAGACAAGCCGCTGTACAAGAGCGTCAGCCGGCGGAAATTTCTCGAATTGGGCGGCGGTGCCGCCACGGCGCTCGGCGCAGGTTCGCTGGCCGTCGGTCTGAACTCCGTGATCGCACGGCGCCCGGTCTACGCCCAGTCGTCGGACGATGCGAAGTGGCGCCAGTACGAGGGCTCCAAGCTGGTGTTCATGTCGGAGAACACCCCGCCCTCCTTCGCCATCCGCGACACCATCCAGACCTTCTACGACCTGACCGGGATCGAGGTGGAAATCCTCACCGACGACCTGCCGGTGGTGCAGCAGAAGGTCGGCATCGACCTGCGCTCGGGCTCGTCCGACTTCCACCTGAACTACGTGCAGGACAAGCCCATCGGCTCGCCCTTCGCGGACTATTATGCGGACCTCAACCAGTGGCTCGGCGACGACACCCTTCCCCAGGACCCCGAGGGCTACGGTGAGGACGTCTGGTTCGAGAACTTCCTGAAGGCCTGCGGCTGGTTCTACGACAGCTCGCGGCTGGTCGCCTTCCCCTACGATGCGGCGGTGGCCTGCACCTTCTACCGGCAGGATCTGTATGAGAAGTACAGCCCGCAGTTCGAGGCGGAATACGGCTACCGGCTCGAGTTCACCCAGGACACGACCTGGAAGCAGGTGACCGACTTCGCCAAGTTCTTCAAGGCCCTGCGCGAGGGCGGCGAGGACGTGCCGTACGGCTATGCCCAGCACCAGGGCTCGTTCGCCTGGACCACCCAGCTCGACATCCAGCGCCTGCTTTTCGCGCACGGCCGCTGGGTCGACTTCAACATCGACGACAAGCTGGGCTCGAAGGAGCCGGGGCCGACCAACTGGGGCGACGCGCAGTCGATCCGCGCCATGGAGGCGTACAAGGAGCAGGCCGACGCCAGCCACCCGGACAACCTGGCCAACGGCACGCTGGAGCTGAACACGGTCTACCAGGCCGGCCAGATCGCGATGCAGGTGCAGTACCACGAGTTCGCGGCCTCGATCGAGGACCAGAACACGTCGGTGGCGTCCGGCGGCAAGACCGCCTACGCCCCCTGCCCGAAGGGCGCGCCGGAATACCTGGTCGGCGACGGCGAACTGGTCAACGGCTGCAACTGCGGCATCGGCGGCATCGGCATCAATGGCAATGCGTCCGAGGATCTGCAGCGCGCCGCCTACATCTTCGCGATCTGGGCGACGTCGGCCAACATCCAGTACGACGTGCTGAAGGGCCTGGGCGGCACGCCGACCCGCAAGTCGGTGCTGGAGCGTCCCGATGTGGTGGCGGCCCGCAACCGGCCGACCGACATGCCGAACGCGCTGACCTTCGAGGCGGTCTACGACATCGGCATCCGCGACCCGCACTTCGTGCTCGGGCCGAAGATCCCGGAAGCGAACGAGTACCACAACATCATCGCTTCCGAGTGCCAGGCCTGCGTCGCCGGCAGCGCGACGCCGGAGGAAGCCTGCGCCAACATCAAGGAACGGCTGGACGACCTGCACGACATCTAG
- a CDS encoding ABC transporter substrate-binding protein translates to MTSALGGTAAVALVASAFVAPVSAQDSVKLVMAAPDWPPTRFLQEYANANYVSPSGRNVTVELDFIPWPTFYERVAASLTSGEQKYNMVITDSQWLGAFIEGGYYREMTQEILADPELSALVADLHPALVSAYSAYPYLTPDQIREHPFPHPDAHYYGFPQFPDTYITYYRTDLFCNEEEGAAFQEEYGYNLPCTYEDWEDVDWDKYADIGEFFQRSAGETLAGETLTEDFAGIGYQAGKGYDFSSMAINAFIWQYGGSIWNESGQPCAQAEGVVNSDIAVEAFEHYLDLLQYMPAAVHTGQMDIFVLNDLYAQGKVASEINWVGLGAPVMDPATSKVSEVSGFAPAPGLRLDDGSISRFGNQGGQPFVVTTWSTDVEIEEAVNFIKFWLSDDVQWAFTAAGGQSGRVSIMQKDGYNDLGPFNRAHVEMMEWQRDVWHIPEFFELLTYQQDQFDRAITGQIGAKEALDLVAAQQQEVLSEAGRIVAPDSAECN, encoded by the coding sequence ATGACGTCTGCGCTGGGTGGAACGGCGGCGGTCGCACTGGTCGCGTCCGCGTTCGTCGCGCCCGTTTCCGCGCAGGACTCGGTCAAGCTGGTGATGGCCGCGCCGGACTGGCCGCCGACCCGCTTCCTGCAGGAATATGCGAACGCCAACTACGTGTCGCCGTCGGGCCGCAACGTCACGGTCGAGCTCGATTTCATTCCGTGGCCGACGTTCTACGAGCGTGTCGCCGCCTCGCTGACCTCTGGCGAGCAGAAGTACAACATGGTGATCACCGACAGCCAGTGGCTGGGCGCGTTCATCGAGGGCGGCTACTACCGCGAGATGACCCAGGAGATCCTGGCGGATCCGGAGCTGTCGGCCCTGGTCGCCGACCTGCACCCGGCCCTGGTCTCGGCCTATTCGGCCTATCCCTACTTGACCCCGGACCAGATCCGCGAGCACCCCTTCCCGCATCCGGACGCGCACTACTACGGGTTCCCGCAGTTCCCGGATACCTACATCACCTATTATCGCACCGACCTGTTCTGCAACGAGGAAGAGGGCGCGGCGTTCCAGGAAGAGTACGGCTACAACCTGCCGTGCACCTATGAGGACTGGGAAGACGTCGACTGGGACAAGTATGCCGACATCGGCGAGTTCTTCCAGCGCTCGGCGGGCGAGACCCTGGCCGGCGAGACGCTGACCGAGGACTTCGCCGGCATCGGCTACCAGGCGGGCAAGGGCTACGACTTCTCGTCGATGGCCATCAATGCCTTCATCTGGCAGTACGGCGGCAGCATCTGGAACGAGTCCGGCCAGCCGTGCGCCCAGGCCGAGGGCGTGGTCAACTCCGACATCGCCGTCGAGGCGTTCGAGCACTATCTCGACCTGCTGCAGTACATGCCGGCCGCCGTGCACACCGGCCAGATGGACATCTTCGTCCTCAACGACCTCTATGCGCAGGGCAAGGTGGCGTCGGAGATCAACTGGGTCGGCCTCGGCGCCCCGGTCATGGACCCGGCGACCAGCAAGGTGTCCGAGGTCTCGGGCTTCGCGCCGGCCCCGGGCCTGCGGCTGGACGACGGCAGCATCTCGCGCTTCGGCAACCAGGGCGGCCAGCCGTTCGTGGTCACCACCTGGAGCACCGACGTCGAGATCGAGGAAGCCGTGAACTTCATCAAGTTCTGGCTCAGCGACGACGTGCAATGGGCGTTCACCGCGGCCGGCGGCCAGTCGGGCCGGGTCTCGATCATGCAGAAGGACGGCTACAACGACCTCGGGCCGTTCAACCGCGCCCATGTGGAGATGATGGAGTGGCAGCGTGACGTCTGGCACATTCCGGAGTTCTTCGAGCTGCTGACCTACCAGCAGGACCAGTTCGACCGGGCCATCACCGGCCAGATCGGCGCCAAGGAAGCGCTGGACCTGGTCGCGGCCCAGCAGCAGGAGGTCCTCTCCGAGGCCGGCCGCATCGTGGCGCCCGACTCCGCTGAGTGCAACTGA
- a CDS encoding ABC transporter ATP-binding protein yields the protein MTDLKLRGLSKSFGRVTALRGVDLDIDAGEFFAILGPSASGKTTTLRCIAGIEAPDAGRVLFAGRDVTGEPVQQRQMAMVFQTFALYPHMSIFDNLAYPLREAGLGAREVRQRVGEVAEMLRLSHTLKRKPGTASGGEQQRVAIGRALVRKPKLLLLDEPLTNLDAKLRHDTRAEFKRLHREIGATMLYVTPDQLEALSMGQRVGVLRDGRIVQVGTPAELYRRPGDDYVATMVGDPPMNMLQGRLKLDGGRAAVSLPFAEVADGPWAQALGNFAQGEAVWFGIRPHDLKPVSGDPRGPNFSAKVHLTEPLGDVTVLDMQAADTVFKIVLPEEEALAYPVGTEVRLEFEPSHTHVFAQQTGTAIR from the coding sequence GTGACCGATCTCAAGCTGCGTGGATTGAGCAAGTCGTTCGGCCGGGTCACCGCGCTGCGTGGCGTCGACCTCGACATCGACGCGGGTGAGTTCTTCGCGATTCTCGGCCCCAGTGCCTCCGGCAAGACCACAACCCTGCGCTGCATCGCCGGCATCGAGGCGCCCGATGCCGGCCGCGTGTTGTTCGCCGGCCGGGACGTGACGGGCGAGCCGGTGCAGCAGCGCCAGATGGCGATGGTGTTCCAGACCTTCGCGCTCTACCCGCATATGTCGATCTTCGACAACCTCGCCTACCCGCTGCGCGAGGCCGGGCTCGGCGCCCGCGAGGTGCGGCAGCGGGTCGGCGAGGTGGCCGAGATGCTGCGGCTGTCGCACACGCTGAAGCGCAAGCCGGGCACCGCGTCCGGCGGCGAGCAGCAGCGGGTGGCGATCGGCCGGGCGCTGGTGCGCAAGCCGAAGCTGTTGCTGCTCGACGAGCCGCTGACCAACCTGGACGCCAAGCTGCGGCACGACACCCGGGCCGAATTCAAGCGCCTGCATCGCGAGATCGGCGCGACCATGCTGTATGTCACGCCGGACCAGCTGGAGGCGCTCAGCATGGGCCAGCGGGTCGGCGTGTTGCGCGATGGGCGGATCGTGCAGGTCGGCACGCCGGCCGAGCTGTACCGGCGTCCCGGCGACGACTATGTGGCGACGATGGTCGGCGACCCGCCGATGAACATGCTGCAGGGCAGGCTCAAGCTCGACGGCGGCCGCGCTGCCGTGTCGCTGCCGTTCGCAGAGGTCGCGGACGGACCCTGGGCGCAGGCGCTCGGCAATTTCGCGCAGGGCGAGGCGGTCTGGTTCGGCATCCGGCCGCATGACCTGAAACCGGTCAGCGGCGACCCGCGCGGGCCCAATTTTTCGGCAAAGGTGCACCTGACCGAACCGCTGGGCGACGTCACGGTGCTCGATATGCAGGCAGCGGACACGGTGTTCAAAATCGTGCTGCCCGAAGAGGAGGCGCTGGCCTATCCGGTCGGTACCGAAGTGCGGCTGGAGTTCGAACCCAGCCATACGCATGTGTTTGCGCAGCAAACGGGAACTGCGATACGCTGA
- a CDS encoding sugar ABC transporter permease, with product MTAATEAGEHRRSVVAARPGDRAPDWGAFRVDGTPANLNKEPSKAFYWYLMLPAIVLLACISLYPFFWLIYMSLHSVGDAGDINKWNDFKNFTRLVRDDEYLNGWWLLIKYSAMCMVLEVAIGVFLAVVLNGSRMEKWLVTLFLMPMMMAPVIAGTVWYFLYNGTFGWYHWLFQSLGILDAKSILGDPSTAMFGIVLVDVWQWTPLITLITLAGMKRVPQDQAEANLVDGAGPLKNFLQITLPNLYPFLLIAILLRFMDNFRFIDAILVLTGGGPADATKILPVYLFDVSFSFFKLDRGAAIAFTLLLVTIILGMLLVRVFEDPSQKRAHGAPAEG from the coding sequence ATGACAGCGGCCACGGAGGCAGGCGAGCACAGGCGCAGCGTCGTTGCCGCCCGGCCGGGCGACCGTGCGCCCGACTGGGGCGCGTTCCGCGTCGACGGCACGCCGGCCAACCTGAACAAGGAACCGTCGAAGGCGTTCTACTGGTACCTGATGCTGCCGGCGATCGTCCTGCTGGCCTGCATCAGCCTCTATCCGTTCTTCTGGCTGATCTACATGAGCCTGCATTCCGTCGGCGATGCGGGCGACATCAACAAGTGGAACGACTTCAAGAATTTCACCCGGCTGGTCCGGGACGACGAGTATCTCAACGGCTGGTGGCTGCTGATCAAATACTCCGCCATGTGCATGGTGCTGGAAGTGGCGATCGGCGTGTTCCTGGCGGTGGTGCTGAACGGCAGCCGCATGGAAAAGTGGCTGGTCACCCTGTTCCTGATGCCGATGATGATGGCGCCGGTGATCGCGGGCACCGTCTGGTACTTCCTCTACAACGGCACCTTCGGCTGGTACCACTGGCTGTTCCAGAGCCTGGGCATCCTCGACGCCAAGTCGATCCTGGGCGACCCGTCGACGGCGATGTTCGGCATCGTGCTGGTCGACGTGTGGCAGTGGACGCCGCTGATCACCCTGATCACGCTGGCCGGCATGAAGCGCGTGCCGCAGGACCAGGCCGAGGCGAATCTCGTCGACGGCGCCGGCCCGCTGAAGAACTTCCTGCAGATCACCCTGCCGAACCTGTACCCGTTCCTGCTGATCGCCATCCTGCTGCGGTTCATGGACAATTTCCGCTTCATCGATGCGATCCTGGTGCTGACCGGCGGCGGGCCGGCCGACGCGACCAAGATCCTGCCGGTCTACCTGTTCGACGTGTCCTTCTCGTTCTTCAAGCTGGACCGGGGCGCGGCGATCGCCTTCACCCTGCTGCTGGTCACGATCATCCTCGGCATGCTGCTGGTCAGGGTGTTCGAGGATCCGTCCCAGAAGCGCGCCCACGGCGCGCCGGCCGAAGGATAG
- a CDS encoding ABC transporter ATP-binding protein produces MAEIRIDHVWKYYGKTVAVKDLNLVCADGEFLSVLGPSGCGKSSTLRMLAGLEHISAGDVSFGGKRVNELPPKDRDIAMVFENYALYPHKTVFNNIANALKLRNVDKPTIDKKVRQAAELLEIGHLLDRRPQELSGGQKQRVAIGRAIVREPQLFLFDEPIAHLDAKLRAHMRGELKHMQRTLGTSMIYVTHDQLEALSMADKIAVMHEGVLQQYGTPAEIYDHPVNEWVAGFVGEPPMNFVDCELRGDGGAVLVTHPSFAVPMTAAQAAGLDGVAGGAARMGVRPDDVAIAMEASGPHSFQAKVFVTEPIGGDMLVDTELADGRRVLVRTKPGFTGKAGETCWLTFNANRWHLFSSADGRAYY; encoded by the coding sequence ATGGCCGAAATCCGCATCGACCACGTCTGGAAATATTACGGCAAGACCGTCGCGGTGAAGGACCTGAACCTGGTCTGCGCCGATGGCGAGTTCCTTTCGGTGCTGGGGCCTTCGGGCTGCGGCAAGTCGTCGACGCTGCGCATGCTGGCCGGGCTCGAGCACATCTCGGCCGGCGACGTCAGCTTCGGCGGCAAGCGGGTCAACGAACTGCCGCCGAAGGACCGCGACATCGCGATGGTGTTCGAGAACTACGCGCTCTATCCGCACAAGACCGTGTTCAACAACATCGCCAACGCGCTGAAGCTGCGCAACGTCGACAAGCCGACCATCGACAAGAAGGTGCGTCAGGCCGCCGAGCTGCTGGAGATCGGCCATTTGCTCGACCGCCGCCCGCAGGAACTGTCCGGCGGCCAGAAGCAGCGCGTGGCCATCGGGCGCGCCATCGTGCGCGAGCCGCAGCTGTTCCTGTTCGATGAGCCGATCGCGCATCTGGACGCCAAGCTCAGGGCCCACATGCGCGGCGAGCTGAAGCACATGCAGCGCACGCTCGGCACCTCGATGATCTATGTCACCCACGACCAGCTCGAGGCGCTGTCGATGGCCGACAAGATCGCGGTGATGCACGAGGGCGTGCTGCAGCAATACGGCACGCCGGCCGAGATCTACGACCATCCGGTCAACGAGTGGGTCGCGGGCTTCGTCGGCGAGCCGCCGATGAACTTCGTCGATTGCGAGCTCAGGGGCGACGGCGGCGCGGTGCTGGTCACCCACCCGTCCTTCGCGGTGCCGATGACCGCGGCGCAGGCCGCCGGGCTCGACGGCGTCGCCGGTGGCGCCGCCCGGATGGGCGTCCGGCCCGACGACGTTGCCATCGCGATGGAGGCGAGCGGTCCGCACAGCTTCCAGGCCAAGGTGTTCGTCACCGAGCCGATCGGCGGCGACATGCTGGTCGACACCGAGCTGGCCGACGGCCGGCGCGTGCTGGTCCGCACCAAGCCGGGCTTCACCGGCAAGGCCGGCGAGACCTGCTGGCTGACATTCAACGCCAACCGCTGGCACCTATTTTCCAGCGCGGACGGGCGTGCTTATTATTGA
- a CDS encoding sugar ABC transporter permease → MTPALVTLFVMNIFPLMWSFGLSFYNYRLTRQDLPEFVWLDNYAKALTDPAIWESLQTTALIVFGSVGLQMIVGFFMAMLFQPIFPGRRILLMLVLAPMMLSYVAVGVFFKLFYNPDFGLISKLIQVFQGTPPNILGDPLGAIIGIVLADAWMWSPFVMLLVLAGLVSVPKYLYEASQIDRASPFRRFMTITFPYVRSLLLLALLFRTIETFKLFDTVYIVTDGGPGTATKVIVHYLYRVSFQDFRTGESSAIAYIILFIVIVLTNLYLFMVKQREQEQ, encoded by the coding sequence GTGACGCCGGCGCTGGTGACCCTGTTCGTGATGAACATCTTCCCGCTGATGTGGTCGTTCGGCCTCAGCTTCTACAACTACCGGCTGACCCGCCAGGACCTGCCGGAGTTCGTCTGGCTCGACAACTACGCCAAGGCGCTGACCGACCCGGCGATCTGGGAAAGCCTGCAGACCACGGCACTGATCGTGTTCGGTTCGGTCGGGCTGCAGATGATCGTCGGCTTTTTCATGGCGATGCTGTTCCAGCCGATCTTCCCGGGCCGGCGCATCCTGCTGATGCTGGTGCTGGCGCCGATGATGCTGTCCTACGTGGCGGTCGGCGTTTTCTTCAAGCTGTTCTACAACCCGGATTTCGGCCTGATCAGCAAGCTGATCCAGGTGTTCCAGGGCACGCCGCCGAACATCCTCGGCGATCCGCTGGGCGCGATCATCGGCATCGTGCTGGCCGACGCCTGGATGTGGTCGCCCTTCGTCATGCTGCTGGTGCTGGCGGGGCTGGTCAGCGTGCCGAAGTACCTCTACGAGGCGAGCCAGATCGACCGCGCCTCGCCGTTCCGCCGCTTCATGACCATCACCTTCCCCTATGTCCGCAGCCTGCTGCTGCTGGCGCTGCTGTTCCGAACGATCGAGACGTTCAAGCTGTTCGACACCGTCTACATCGTCACCGACGGCGGGCCGGGCACGGCGACCAAGGTGATCGTGCATTATCTCTACCGGGTCAGCTTCCAGGATTTCCGTACCGGCGAGTCCTCGGCGATCGCCTACATCATCCTGTTCATCGTCATCGTGCTGACCAACCTGTACCTGTTCATGGTCAAGCAGCGCGAGCAGGAGCAATAG
- a CDS encoding carbohydrate ABC transporter permease — MASREIVQYRSPARTAFAVFSVAFLIFYLVWSLLPIFIMFVSSIKDLLEAFQLPAVGDWGDALPTFFNFTPTFAHYENLFVQESFSTYLVNSLVAAAGSAAISVVLGAMAAYSLSRMDFRGKKDLFFWIISTRMAPVVAVIVPLWAIFRSLDLVGTLPGLIIAYTTFNLPFAIWILKGFFDNVPYAIEEAAMCDGCTRLQALREILPLVAPGVGAFLVLCVLFAWNDYLFASIIGSGGAKTLPVATRGLVQPQNIQWGSIMAAGVVTTVPMMFLGLLIRRYLVAGLTMGAVRE, encoded by the coding sequence ATGGCCTCGCGCGAGATCGTCCAGTACCGGTCGCCGGCACGCACCGCCTTCGCGGTGTTCTCAGTGGCGTTCCTGATCTTCTATCTGGTCTGGAGCCTGCTGCCGATCTTCATCATGTTCGTCTCGTCGATCAAGGATCTGCTGGAGGCGTTCCAACTGCCGGCAGTCGGCGATTGGGGCGACGCCCTGCCCACCTTCTTCAACTTCACGCCGACCTTCGCCCACTACGAGAACCTGTTCGTGCAGGAAAGCTTCTCGACCTACCTGGTCAACAGCCTGGTCGCGGCGGCGGGTTCGGCGGCGATCTCGGTGGTGCTGGGCGCGATGGCGGCCTACAGCCTCAGCCGCATGGACTTCCGCGGCAAGAAGGACCTGTTCTTCTGGATCATCTCCACCCGCATGGCGCCGGTGGTGGCGGTGATCGTGCCGCTGTGGGCGATCTTCCGCAGCCTCGACCTGGTCGGCACGCTGCCCGGCCTGATCATCGCCTACACCACCTTCAACCTGCCCTTCGCGATCTGGATCCTGAAGGGCTTCTTCGACAACGTGCCCTACGCCATCGAGGAAGCGGCGATGTGCGACGGCTGCACCCGGCTGCAGGCCCTGCGCGAGATCCTGCCGCTGGTCGCCCCCGGCGTCGGCGCGTTCCTGGTGCTGTGCGTGCTGTTCGCCTGGAACGACTATCTGTTCGCCTCGATCATCGGATCCGGCGGCGCCAAGACCCTGCCGGTCGCCACCCGCGGGCTGGTGCAGCCGCAGAACATCCAGTGGGGCAGCATCATGGCCGCCGGCGTGGTGACGACCGTGCCGATGATGTTCCTCGGGCTTCTGATCCGCCGCTATCTGGTGGCCGGTCTGACGATGGGCGCGGTGCGCGAATGA